AACATTTGGAACTTTTAAGACAGGACAAGGTAGTGAAAAAGATTTTAGATATAAATCGGTATCCAACTGATGCTACATTTGCCAGATTTTTCAGACGGTTCGGACAGAAGCAGGTAGAAGAAATGTTCCCGAAATTATTCAGGTGGCAATTTAACAGAGTTGCCACAAGAGAAGCCGGATATACACTGGATTTAGATTCATCAGTATTTGAGAGATACGGGAAGCAGGAAGGTGCAAAGAAAGGGTATAATCCAAAGAAGCGAGGCAGACCTTCACATCATCCGATACTTGCTGTTTTATCTGAAGCAAATATGGTTGTGCATGGCTGGTTGCGTTCAGGAAATACAAAAAGTTCAAGGGGTGCTAATGCCTTTCTTTTAGAAACATTGTCTATTTTACCACAGCATATAAAAGTAAGTGCTATTAGAGGTGACTCTGGATTTTCAGACGGTAATTTTCTGGATTTTCTTGAGAGTGAAAGCATCTCAAAACAATATGCTATAGGGATGAAATTCACCGGTAGATTACAGGCGAAAACAACTCTAATAACCAGTTGGCAGAAAATTGCCAAGGGAATAGAAATAGGAGAAGTTTATTATCAGGCAACTACTTGGAGAAAAGCTCGTCGGGTAATAATAATCCGGGAACATGTGCCAGCAATTTTATCGTGGACGGTCAGATACAGAAAATAGAATTAAAGAACTGAAATGGGATTATGGGATAAACGGTTTCTGTATGAAAAAGTTTTTTCCGACTGAAGCGGTTTTCCGTCTTATATGTTTCATCCATAATCTAATACAGGAATTTCAGAAATGTTTGAAACTAACTGGTCGCAAGACATTATCAACTATAAGGACAACGATATTCGCACTGGGTGCAATACTTGGAAGAACTGGACACAAGGAAATAATCAGGCTGTCTGTCGGCGGGTGGCGAAAAGCGAAATTTTTTGAATGGTTGTCAACGATTTTTTATTCTCAAAATCCCAACTGTGTTGCAGTTGAAACTTGATAAAAAAAAAGCCTGCCCTGATGAAAAT
This region of Elusimicrobiota bacterium genomic DNA includes:
- a CDS encoding transposase, which translates into the protein MVQFNFTTLKEKKQVALTFTDKPVSAWGGLVLFSKYEQEIGLVEELKSTLPFELTSPNATKPEDTMLSFIAGVLVGSRRFQHLELLRQDKVVKKILDINRYPTDATFARFFRRFGQKQVEEMFPKLFRWQFNRVATREAGYTLDLDSSVFERYGKQEGAKKGYNPKKRGRPSHHPILAVLSEANMVVHGWLRSGNTKSSRGANAFLLETLSILPQHIKVSAIRGDSGFSDGNFLDFLESESISKQYAIGMKFTGRLQAKTTLITSWQKIAKGIEIGEVYYQATTWRKARRVIIIREHVPAILSWTVRYRK